From a single Ovis aries strain OAR_USU_Benz2616 breed Rambouillet unplaced genomic scaffold, ARS-UI_Ramb_v3.0 scaffold_85, whole genome shotgun sequence genomic region:
- the MEX3B gene encoding RNA-binding protein MEX3B encodes MPSSLFADLERNGSGGGGGGGGGGGGGGGETLDDQRALQLALDQLSLLGLDSDEGASLYDSEPRKKSVNMTECVPVPSSEHVAEIVGRQGCKIKALRAKTNTYIKTPVRGEEPVFVVTGRKEDVAMARREIISAAEHFSMIRASRNKNTALNGAVPGPPNLPGQTTIQVRVPYRVVGLVVGPKGATIKRIQQQTHTYIVTPSRDKEPVFEVTGMPENVDRAREEIEAHIALRTGGIIELTDENDFHANGTDVGFDLHHGSGGSGPGSLWSKPTPSITPTPGRKPFSSYRNDSSSSLGSASTDSYFGAGTSGSAAATPRLADYSPPSPALSFAHNGNNNNNGSGYTYAAAAAGEASVPSPDSCPELPPAFDPAPAPPPGAPLLWGQFERSPGGGPAAPPSSSCSSSASSSAASSSSVVFPGGGASAPSSANLGLPVHRRLHPGASCPRLSPPLHMAPGAGEHHLARRVRSDPGGGGLAYAAYANGLGAQLPAGLQPSSSDASGSSSSSSSSSSSSSSSSSSSGLRRKGSRDCSVCFESEVIAALVPCGHNLFCMECANRICEKSEPECPVCHTAVTQAIRIFS; translated from the exons ATGCCCAGCTCGCTGTTTGCAGACCTGGAGCGCAACGGCAGCGGCGGCggagggggcggcggcggcggcggcggaggcggcggcggagAGACCCTGGATGACCAAAGAGCTCTGCAGCTCGCACTCGACCAGCTCTCCCTGCTAGGGCTGGACAGTGACGAGGGCGCGTCTCTGTACGACAGCGAGCCGCGAAAGAAGAGCGTGAACATGACCGAGTGCGTTCCGGTGCCCAGTTCCGAGCATGTCGCCGAGATCGTGGGGCGGCAAG GTTGTAAAATCAAAGCGCTGCGGGCAAAGACCAACACTTATATCAAGACCCCAGTTCGCGGGGAGGAGCCTGTCTTTGTTGTGACGGGCAGGAAGGAGGATGTGGCCATGGCCCGGAGGGAGATCATCTCCGCCGCCGAGCACTTCTCCATGATCCGCGCCTCGCGCAATAAGAACACGGCGCTGAACGGCGCAGTGCCCGGGCCGCCTAACCTGCCAGGGCAGACCACCATCCAGGTGCGCGTGCCCTATCGCGTGGTGGGGCTCGTGGTGGGGCCCAAGGGCGCCACGATCAAGCGCATCCAGCAGCAGACGCATACATACATCGTGACGCCCAGCCGCGACAAGGAGCCGGTGTTCGAGGTGACGGGTATGCCGGAGAACGTGGACCGCGCCCGCGAGGAGATCGAGGCCCACATCGCCCTACGCACCGGCGGCATCATTGAGCTCACCGACGAGAACGATTTCCACGCCAACGGCACGGATGTGGGCTTCGATCTGCATCATGGGTCCGGCGGGTCCGGCCCAGGCAGCCTCTGGAGCAAGCCCACCCCCAGCATCACGCCCACTCCGGGCCGCAAGCCCTTCTCCAGCTACCGCAACGACAGCTCCAGCTCGCTCGGCAGCGCCTCCACAGACTCTTACTTCGGCGCGGGCACCAGCGGCAGCGCGGCCGCCACCCCGcgcctggcggactacagcccCCCCAGCCCAGCGCTCAGCTTTGCTCACaatggaaacaacaacaacaacggcaGTGGATACACCtacgcggcggcggcggcgggggaggCTTCGGTGCCTTCCCCCGACAGCTGCCCCGAGCTTCCGCCCGCCTTTGACCCGGCTCCCGCTCCACCGCCCGGGGCGCCCCTTCTCTGGGGCCAGTTCGAGCGGTCCCCGGGAGGCGGACCTGCAGCTCCCCCGTCCTCTTCCTGCTCGTCCTCCGCATCTTCGTCCGCTGCTTCGTCCTCCTCGGTGGTCTTTCCCGGGGGCGGAGCCAGCGCGCCCTCCAGCGCCAACCTGGGGCTGCCGGTGCACCGCCGACTGCACCCAGGTGCCAGCTGCCCGCGCCTGTCCCCGCCCTTGCACATGGCCCCGGGGGCTGGCGAGCACCACCTGGCTCGTCGTGTGCGCAGCGACCCAGGCGGAGGGGGCCTGGCCTACGCCGCCTATGCCAATGGGCTGGGGGCGCAGCTGCCGGCGGGCCTTCAGCCTTCGTCGTCGGACGCGTCCGGCTCCTCATCCTCGTCCAGCTCGTCCTCCAGCTCGTCCTcttcctcgtcctcctcctccgGGTTGCGGCGTAAGGGCAGCCGCGATTGCTCTGTGTGCTTTGAGAGCGAAGTCATCGCCGCACTGGTGCCCTGCGGCCACAACCTCTTCTGCATGGAGTGCGCTAACCGCATCTGCGAGAAGAGCGAGCCCGAGTGCCCGGTCTGCCACACCGCGGTCACTCAGGCCATCCGCATCTTTTCCTGA